In Actinoplanes sp. NBC_00393, a single genomic region encodes these proteins:
- a CDS encoding alpha/beta hydrolase has protein sequence MKGAVLAGDDSLVPEGDIPPPWPARRVTVGGSMLHVRETPSLSSAAEPAVYVHGLGGSSQNFTDLAGLLAGRFEAQALDLPGFGYSDAIPRYSIPAFAATVIDYLEHSGRGPVHLIGNSLGGSISVRVAALRPDLVRTLTLISPAMPFLNPRRTAQGPVLPLLALPRAERLVAWALTRVTAEQMAEQVLAACFGDTTKVHPQRRAEAMEEIQLRYTVAHYPKAYLGTLRGLVASFLRAYLPGADSQWRLAARIQAPTLVIGGLNDRLVDPRVPTQVARTIPDSRLLVLPGVGHVAQMEVPRLVARAIVGLLDEENPHQYA, from the coding sequence ATGAAAGGCGCTGTTCTTGCCGGCGACGACTCGCTGGTGCCGGAAGGTGATATCCCGCCGCCCTGGCCCGCCCGACGGGTCACGGTCGGCGGGTCGATGCTGCACGTCCGCGAGACCCCGAGCCTGAGCAGCGCCGCCGAACCCGCGGTCTACGTGCACGGACTCGGCGGCTCCTCGCAGAACTTCACCGATCTGGCCGGCCTGCTCGCCGGCCGTTTCGAGGCGCAGGCGCTGGACCTGCCCGGCTTCGGCTACAGCGACGCGATCCCGAGGTATTCGATCCCGGCCTTCGCGGCCACTGTCATCGACTACCTGGAGCACTCCGGCCGCGGCCCGGTCCACCTGATCGGCAACTCGCTCGGCGGTTCCATCTCGGTGCGGGTCGCCGCGCTGCGTCCCGACCTGGTCCGCACCCTGACGCTGATCTCGCCGGCCATGCCGTTCCTCAATCCGCGCCGCACCGCGCAGGGCCCGGTTCTGCCACTGCTCGCGTTGCCCCGCGCGGAACGCCTGGTCGCCTGGGCACTCACCCGGGTGACCGCCGAGCAGATGGCCGAGCAGGTGCTGGCCGCCTGCTTCGGCGACACCACCAAGGTGCATCCGCAGCGCCGCGCCGAGGCGATGGAGGAGATCCAGCTCCGCTACACGGTCGCCCACTACCCGAAGGCGTACCTCGGCACGCTTCGCGGCCTCGTCGCCAGCTTCCTGCGGGCCTACCTGCCCGGCGCGGATTCGCAGTGGCGGCTCGCCGCCCGCATCCAGGCCCCCACGCTGGTCATCGGGGGCCTCAACGACCGCCTGGTCGACCCCCGCGTGCCGACCCAGGTCGCCCGCACCATCCCGGACAGCCGCCTGCTGGTCCTGCCCGGCGTCGGTCACGTCGCGCAGATGGAGGTGCCCCGGCTGGTCGCGCGGGCCATCGTCGGTCTCCTTGATGAAGAAAACCCTCATCAGTACGCGTGA
- a CDS encoding Daple yields MNPSVASEQGTDIPPWRRPADGGSFGRRQFPAERPFGTAPSSGVPVSPPAPPGYLENSEIPSSGNIEPGRGGTIEAGNVEPPAPWTGERSRLADILGHRRSPGPGPAPHSPAPSSAPPYPYEGDLDDSYRDGPPPVTQRAAVPMTRPGPAARPEWAPESTRTQPAAEPIRSRHALVTDTLAQGLPQVETAPPGDKRMADNAATVARPSYDSSSFTAPYASPVTYPGRAEPDAAGENKGALPQRVPAQPDVPRVPEPPSVEPSAEAPALARIATHLRRGDVLPAQERQEGFDVQDILAAVREVDGVRDASLRATPAGAHSLRLDLADGADPAEVSRQVARLLQDRMGLDAAMPGDSSPAAPPFVPGQVTRPGRAAVPAAPVSGALAPPAPVSAAPAPVSAAPATAPVSAVPLAPPAPLAPAASLAPAVLPAPAVLPAEHPRPAERPGPAEQAEQKERKEREDPKPQPRENRVSAAALVPHDASRPRPLDPGDNPGPRVVIENVHVNTFGADATVEVRLRAGTRAASGVATGPAVDGYLLRLCATATAGAIDELLSASQHEQGPARCFVEHAAAVSFGQMQVAVVVLLLSCGGGWVEQLAGSAVVTGDDRHAMVRATLAAVNRRVEALLA; encoded by the coding sequence GTGAACCCGAGTGTGGCATCAGAGCAGGGAACGGACATTCCGCCGTGGCGGCGTCCGGCTGACGGCGGCTCCTTCGGCCGGCGGCAGTTCCCGGCCGAGCGGCCCTTCGGCACCGCTCCCTCCTCCGGCGTGCCGGTGTCGCCCCCGGCCCCGCCGGGGTACCTGGAAAATTCCGAGATTCCCTCTTCCGGGAACATCGAGCCCGGAAGGGGCGGAACCATCGAGGCCGGAAACGTCGAGCCGCCCGCTCCCTGGACCGGTGAGCGCAGCCGCCTCGCCGACATCCTCGGCCACCGGCGTTCACCCGGCCCCGGCCCGGCGCCCCACAGCCCCGCGCCGAGCAGTGCCCCGCCGTATCCGTACGAGGGGGACCTCGACGACTCGTACCGGGACGGGCCACCCCCGGTCACCCAGCGTGCCGCGGTGCCGATGACCCGGCCCGGCCCGGCCGCCCGGCCGGAGTGGGCGCCGGAGAGCACCCGGACGCAACCGGCCGCCGAGCCGATCCGGTCCCGGCATGCGCTGGTCACCGACACGCTGGCGCAGGGCCTCCCGCAGGTGGAGACCGCCCCGCCGGGGGACAAGCGAATGGCGGACAACGCTGCCACGGTGGCTCGCCCGTCGTACGATTCGTCCAGCTTTACCGCCCCCTATGCCTCGCCCGTCACGTACCCCGGCCGTGCCGAACCCGACGCTGCCGGCGAGAACAAAGGGGCGCTCCCGCAGCGCGTGCCGGCCCAGCCGGACGTGCCCCGAGTTCCGGAGCCGCCCTCCGTGGAGCCATCGGCCGAGGCGCCTGCCCTGGCGCGCATCGCGACGCACCTGCGCCGCGGTGACGTGCTGCCGGCGCAGGAGCGCCAGGAAGGCTTCGACGTTCAGGACATCCTGGCCGCCGTGCGCGAGGTCGACGGCGTCCGGGACGCGTCGCTGCGGGCCACCCCGGCCGGCGCGCACAGCCTCCGTTTGGACCTGGCCGACGGCGCCGACCCGGCCGAGGTGAGCCGCCAGGTGGCCCGGCTGCTCCAGGACCGGATGGGTCTGGACGCGGCGATGCCCGGGGACAGCAGCCCGGCGGCCCCGCCGTTCGTGCCCGGTCAGGTGACCCGCCCGGGCCGCGCCGCCGTGCCTGCCGCTCCGGTCTCCGGCGCGCTCGCACCGCCGGCGCCGGTCTCGGCCGCGCCCGCCCCCGTGTCCGCGGCTCCGGCTACTGCCCCGGTCTCCGCCGTTCCGCTTGCTCCGCCCGCCCCGCTCGCTCCGGCCGCCTCGCTTGCTCCGGCCGTTCTGCCTGCTCCGGCCGTTCTGCCGGCGGAGCACCCCAGGCCGGCGGAGCGCCCCGGGCCGGCGGAGCAAGCCGAGCAGAAAGAGCGAAAAGAGCGAGAGGACCCGAAACCGCAGCCGCGCGAGAACCGGGTCTCGGCCGCCGCGCTGGTGCCGCACGACGCGAGCCGCCCACGCCCGCTGGACCCGGGCGACAACCCCGGCCCCCGCGTGGTGATCGAGAACGTGCACGTCAACACCTTCGGCGCGGACGCCACCGTGGAGGTGCGGCTGCGCGCCGGTACGCGTGCCGCTTCCGGCGTGGCCACCGGCCCGGCAGTCGACGGCTACCTGCTGCGGCTCTGCGCCACCGCCACCGCCGGCGCGATCGACGAGCTGCTCTCCGCCTCGCAGCACGAGCAGGGCCCGGCCCGCTGCTTCGTCGAGCACGCCGCAGCCGTCTCGTTCGGCCAGATGCAGGTCGCGGTCGTGGTGCTGCTGCTCTCCTGCGGCGGCGGCTGGGTCGAGCAGCTCGCCGGCTCGGCCGTGGTCACCGGCGACGACCGGCACGCCATGGTCCGCGCCACACTCGCGGCGGTCAACCGGCGCGTTGAGGCACTCTTGGCTTGA
- a CDS encoding MGMT family protein, producing the protein MTPQEYVEEVLALVESIPEGRVMSYGAIADALAERSGRNSPRQIGRIMSLHGGGVPWHRVCNGGGRLPPGHEREARARLLAEGVPMRGDRVLMAEAGWMP; encoded by the coding sequence ATGACACCGCAGGAGTACGTCGAAGAGGTCCTCGCGCTGGTCGAGAGCATCCCCGAGGGCCGCGTGATGTCGTACGGCGCGATCGCCGACGCCCTGGCCGAACGCTCCGGGCGGAACTCGCCGCGACAGATCGGCCGGATCATGTCGCTGCACGGCGGTGGCGTGCCGTGGCACCGGGTGTGCAACGGCGGCGGCCGGCTCCCACCCGGTCACGAACGGGAGGCCAGGGCTCGGCTGCTCGCGGAGGGCGTACCGATGCGGGGTGACCGGGTGCTGATGGCCGAGGCGGGCTGGATGCCCTAG
- a CDS encoding DUF3107 domain-containing protein gives MEVKIGVQHSPRELVLESAQTPAEVEQAVTEAMAKDSVLSLTDEKGRKVIIPIAKVAYVEIAEASHRPFGFTTR, from the coding sequence GTGGAGGTCAAGATCGGCGTGCAACATTCGCCGCGTGAGCTGGTGCTCGAGAGCGCACAGACCCCGGCGGAGGTCGAGCAGGCGGTGACCGAGGCGATGGCCAAGGACAGCGTCCTCTCGCTCACGGACGAGAAGGGCCGCAAGGTGATCATTCCGATCGCCAAGGTGGCCTACGTGGAGATCGCCGAGGCGTCGCACCGCCCGTTCGGCTTCACCACTCGCTGA
- the moeZ gene encoding adenylyltransferase/sulfurtransferase MoeZ — protein MALPPLVEPAAELSVDEIRRYSRHLIIPDVGMDGQKRLKNAKVLAVGAGGLGSPTLLYLAAAGVGTLGIIDFDTVDESNLQRQIIHGVSDVGTPKAESAARSIAEVNPLVNVVIHNTALDRDNVKEIFSQYDLIVDGTDNFATRYMVNDAAVLLGKPYVWGSIYRFDGQASVFWEEHGPCYRCLYPEPPPPGMVPSCAEGGVLGVLCASIGSIQVNEAIKLITGIGEPLVGRLMVYDALEMEYRKIKVRKDPNCALCGENPTVTDLLEDYEDFCGAVSVEAQEAVTGSTITARELKDWQDSGKDIFLVDVREPAEWEINRIPGATLIPKGEILSGEALAKFPQDRQIVLHCKSGVRSAEALAALKTAGFKDAVHVQGGIVSWVNTVDPSQPSY, from the coding sequence GTGGCTCTGCCCCCGCTCGTCGAGCCGGCCGCTGAGCTGAGCGTCGACGAGATCCGCCGCTATTCGCGTCACCTGATCATCCCCGACGTCGGGATGGACGGGCAGAAGCGGCTGAAGAACGCCAAGGTCCTCGCCGTCGGCGCGGGTGGCCTCGGTTCGCCGACGTTGCTCTACCTGGCCGCGGCCGGTGTGGGCACGCTCGGCATCATCGACTTCGACACGGTCGACGAGTCCAACCTGCAGCGCCAGATCATCCACGGTGTCTCCGACGTCGGCACGCCCAAGGCGGAGTCTGCGGCCCGGAGCATCGCCGAGGTGAACCCGCTGGTCAACGTGGTCATTCACAACACCGCGCTGGACCGCGACAACGTCAAAGAGATCTTCAGCCAGTACGACCTGATCGTCGACGGCACCGACAACTTCGCGACCCGTTACATGGTCAACGACGCCGCGGTGCTGCTCGGCAAGCCGTATGTCTGGGGTTCGATCTACCGCTTCGACGGCCAGGCCTCGGTCTTCTGGGAGGAGCACGGTCCCTGCTACCGCTGCCTCTACCCGGAGCCCCCGCCGCCCGGCATGGTTCCGAGCTGCGCCGAGGGCGGCGTGCTCGGTGTGCTCTGCGCGTCGATCGGTTCGATCCAGGTCAACGAGGCGATCAAGCTGATCACCGGCATCGGTGAGCCGCTGGTCGGGCGCCTGATGGTCTACGACGCCCTGGAGATGGAGTACCGCAAGATCAAGGTCCGGAAGGACCCGAACTGCGCGCTCTGCGGGGAGAACCCGACCGTCACCGACCTGCTCGAGGACTACGAGGACTTCTGCGGCGCGGTCTCGGTCGAGGCTCAGGAAGCGGTGACCGGTTCGACCATCACCGCCCGTGAGCTGAAGGACTGGCAGGACTCCGGCAAGGACATCTTCCTGGTCGACGTCCGCGAGCCCGCCGAGTGGGAGATCAACCGGATCCCGGGCGCGACCCTGATCCCCAAGGGCGAGATCCTCTCCGGTGAGGCGCTGGCGAAGTTCCCGCAGGACCGGCAGATCGTGCTGCACTGCAAGTCGGGTGTGCGCTCCGCCGAGGCGCTCGCCGCGCTGAAGACGGCCGGCTTCAAGGACGCCGTGCACGTCCAGGGTGGCATCGTCTCCTGGGTCAACACGGTCGACCCCTCCCAGCCGTCGTACTGA
- a CDS encoding TetR/AcrR family transcriptional regulator: protein MTAASGGAQTARPTRLPRSARRKQLLAAAQQIFVAHGYHAAAMDDIAERAGVSKPVLYQHFPGKLELYLALLDTHCDAIIAKVRGAMLATPDNKERVKGAVRAYFDFMDHESEAFRLVFESDLRNDPQVRQRVERVEQGCIAAVTDTIISDTGLRPDQAELLASGLAGAAGQAAQFWLANGRRTPKAEAESLVAALIWRGIASFPLQGGSTAGTPPEIG, encoded by the coding sequence ATGACCGCTGCGTCCGGCGGGGCACAGACCGCACGGCCCACCCGCCTGCCACGTTCCGCGCGCCGCAAGCAGCTGCTGGCCGCCGCGCAGCAGATCTTCGTCGCGCACGGCTATCACGCCGCCGCGATGGATGACATCGCGGAGCGGGCCGGGGTCTCGAAGCCCGTTCTCTACCAGCACTTCCCCGGCAAGCTGGAGCTTTACCTGGCCCTGCTCGACACGCACTGTGACGCGATAATCGCCAAGGTGCGCGGGGCCATGTTGGCGACCCCCGACAACAAGGAGCGTGTGAAGGGCGCGGTTCGCGCGTACTTCGACTTCATGGATCACGAGAGCGAAGCGTTCCGGCTGGTCTTCGAGTCGGACCTGCGCAACGACCCGCAGGTGCGCCAGCGGGTCGAGCGCGTCGAGCAGGGCTGCATCGCTGCTGTGACCGACACCATCATCTCGGACACCGGCCTGCGGCCGGATCAGGCCGAGCTGCTCGCCTCCGGCCTCGCCGGGGCAGCCGGCCAGGCCGCACAGTTCTGGCTGGCGAACGGGCGGCGTACGCCCAAAGCTGAAGCCGAATCGCTCGTAGCTGCACTGATCTGGCGCGGGATCGCCAGCTTCCCGCTGCAGGGCGGTTCAACAGCCGGTACGCCGCCGGAAATCGGGTAG
- a CDS encoding prenyltransferase/squalene oxidase repeat-containing protein, with the protein MVDIDAAIGYVVAHGDPVERARLSYLRAGQPAPDEIVDRIASGQMVEGGWPASAEGSVPSIDATCFRLNELDDLGGLHGPVVERALHWLATAQRGDGTWQEHEALADQAPPWAMPGDPEATLYLTSVAGFWLTSAAVEADRYQTRSSYGDVLARAAAWVVSQLRPDGTWPSFLAAGWHAAGLLNQQQYFYESARVQLVLGERLPDMSPADVASMAAVLRRVNLGDDWLLQNARKRLSQTQRRDGGWDSNEGPLFDVNTTLTALRACR; encoded by the coding sequence GTGGTCGATATAGACGCCGCGATCGGTTACGTGGTCGCTCACGGTGACCCGGTCGAGCGGGCCAGATTGTCCTACCTGCGTGCCGGGCAGCCCGCCCCGGACGAGATCGTGGACCGCATCGCCTCCGGGCAGATGGTGGAGGGCGGCTGGCCGGCCTCGGCGGAAGGCTCGGTGCCATCGATCGACGCCACCTGCTTCCGCCTCAACGAGCTCGACGATCTCGGTGGCCTGCACGGCCCCGTCGTCGAGCGCGCCCTGCACTGGCTGGCCACCGCGCAGCGCGGCGACGGCACCTGGCAGGAGCACGAGGCGCTGGCCGACCAGGCCCCACCGTGGGCCATGCCCGGCGATCCCGAGGCCACTCTGTATCTGACGTCGGTGGCCGGTTTCTGGCTCACCTCGGCGGCGGTGGAGGCGGACCGGTATCAGACCAGGTCGTCGTACGGTGACGTGCTCGCCCGCGCAGCCGCCTGGGTGGTCTCGCAGCTGCGGCCTGACGGCACCTGGCCGTCCTTCCTGGCCGCCGGCTGGCACGCCGCCGGCCTGCTCAACCAGCAGCAGTACTTCTACGAGTCGGCCCGGGTCCAGCTCGTGCTGGGCGAGCGTCTGCCGGACATGTCACCGGCAGACGTGGCGTCGATGGCGGCGGTGCTGCGGCGGGTCAATCTCGGTGACGACTGGCTGCTGCAGAACGCGCGGAAACGCCTGTCGCAGACCCAGCGCCGGGACGGCGGCTGGGACAGCAACGAGGGCCCGCTCTTCGACGTCAACACCACCCTGACAGCGCTGCGCGCCTGCCGGTGA
- a CDS encoding glutamate-5-semialdehyde dehydrogenase: MSVLEQAAAARVAAIDLAGATRAEKDKALLLMADRLVERTDDIVAANAVDIANARENGLSDAIIDRLTLTPDRVAAMADGLRRLAALPDPIGDVVRGSTLANGLELRQVRVPFGVVGMIYEGRPNVTADAAGICLKSGNAALLRGSGSAFSSNAAIVSVLRKAVADAGLPANTVQLLDATTRDSVKELMRARGLVDVLIPRGGASLIKTVVEQSTVPVIETGVGNCHVYVDSAADLEKALAVTINSKTQRYSTCNTAESLLVHIEVADSFLPLVLEEFEVKGVTVHGDARVAGYSDAVVTATEEDWGTEYLSPDISVAIVDSLEDALDHIRRYGTGHTEAIVSESTTATRRFVAGVDAAAVMVNASTRFTDGGEFGFGAEIGISTQKLHARGPMGLPELTSTKFIVTGNGHTR, encoded by the coding sequence ATGAGCGTGCTGGAGCAGGCGGCCGCCGCGCGGGTCGCCGCCATCGACCTCGCCGGAGCCACCCGGGCCGAGAAGGACAAGGCCCTGCTGCTGATGGCCGACCGGCTGGTCGAGCGCACCGACGACATCGTCGCGGCCAACGCCGTCGACATCGCCAACGCCCGGGAGAACGGGCTGTCCGATGCGATCATCGACCGGCTCACGCTCACCCCGGACCGTGTCGCCGCGATGGCCGACGGGCTGCGCCGGCTCGCCGCCCTGCCGGACCCGATCGGTGACGTGGTGCGCGGCTCCACCCTGGCCAACGGCCTGGAGTTGCGGCAGGTCCGGGTGCCGTTCGGGGTGGTCGGCATGATCTACGAGGGCCGGCCGAACGTGACCGCCGACGCCGCCGGCATCTGCCTCAAGTCCGGCAACGCGGCGCTGCTGCGCGGGTCCGGCTCGGCGTTCTCCTCGAACGCGGCGATCGTGTCGGTGCTGCGCAAGGCGGTCGCCGACGCCGGCCTGCCGGCCAACACCGTCCAGCTACTCGACGCCACCACCCGCGACTCGGTGAAGGAGCTGATGCGGGCCCGCGGCCTGGTCGACGTGCTCATCCCGCGCGGCGGCGCCTCCCTGATCAAGACGGTGGTCGAGCAGTCCACGGTCCCGGTGATCGAGACCGGCGTGGGCAACTGCCACGTCTATGTGGACTCCGCCGCCGACCTGGAGAAGGCCCTGGCGGTCACCATCAACTCGAAGACCCAGCGCTACTCGACCTGCAACACCGCGGAGTCCCTGCTGGTGCACATCGAGGTCGCCGACTCCTTCCTGCCGCTGGTGCTGGAGGAGTTCGAGGTCAAGGGCGTCACCGTGCACGGCGACGCCCGGGTGGCCGGCTACAGCGATGCGGTGGTGACCGCCACCGAAGAGGATTGGGGTACGGAGTACCTGTCCCCCGACATCTCGGTCGCGATCGTCGACTCCCTCGAGGACGCGCTGGACCACATCCGCCGTTACGGGACCGGCCACACCGAGGCGATCGTCAGCGAGTCGACCACCGCGACCCGCCGCTTCGTGGCCGGCGTCGACGCGGCAGCTGTGATGGTCAACGCCTCGACCCGCTTCACCGACGGCGGCGAGTTCGGCTTCGGCGCCGAGATCGGCATCAGCACGCAGAAACTGCACGCCCGCGGTCCGATGGGCCTGCCCGAGCTGACCTCGACGAAGTTCATCGTCACCGGCAACGGTCACACCCGCTGA
- a CDS encoding DUF3152 domain-containing protein: MISRAPVPVPEPASRGDRWRQAWLVALAVALVLLVFLAGQQFTAAAPPGRPAAAASVSGPSPSSSGPSPSASAGPSAPAAAPSFPVLESGPASASPSPSPVSADPFPKAGLLQLPGRVPTHGSGRFQYATTRGPVAGAKGPLRRYRVAVEAGSNEDVNAFAAQVRAILGDKRSWTGGGRLRLQPVGGADPADFTVYLATRDTAGQMCARGGTNIRIGGVPFTSCRTSGKAIINLDRWRGSARPYLQARVDLASYRRYVVNHEVGHELGHRHQGCPKAGGPAPVMVQQTITLRGCKPYVWPRRNDRDFSGPGL, encoded by the coding sequence ATGATCTCTCGCGCGCCCGTGCCCGTACCGGAACCCGCCTCGCGGGGTGACCGGTGGCGCCAGGCATGGCTGGTCGCGCTCGCGGTTGCGCTGGTCCTGCTCGTCTTCCTCGCCGGGCAGCAGTTCACCGCCGCCGCGCCGCCCGGCCGCCCCGCGGCAGCCGCCTCCGTCTCCGGACCCTCGCCGTCCTCCTCCGGACCCTCGCCCTCCGCCTCTGCCGGTCCGTCTGCTCCGGCCGCGGCGCCGAGCTTCCCGGTGCTCGAATCCGGTCCGGCCTCGGCGTCACCGTCGCCCTCGCCGGTGTCCGCCGACCCGTTCCCGAAGGCCGGTCTGCTGCAGCTCCCCGGTCGAGTGCCCACCCACGGTTCCGGCCGGTTCCAGTACGCGACCACGCGCGGCCCGGTGGCCGGCGCCAAGGGACCGTTGCGCCGATATCGGGTCGCCGTCGAGGCCGGCAGCAACGAGGACGTCAACGCGTTTGCTGCGCAGGTCCGGGCGATCCTCGGCGACAAGCGGAGCTGGACCGGTGGCGGACGGCTGCGTCTCCAGCCCGTCGGTGGTGCCGACCCGGCCGACTTCACGGTCTACCTGGCCACCCGGGACACCGCCGGGCAGATGTGTGCCCGGGGTGGCACGAACATCCGGATCGGCGGGGTGCCGTTCACCTCGTGCCGTACCTCCGGCAAAGCCATCATCAACCTGGACCGCTGGCGCGGCTCAGCCCGTCCCTACCTGCAGGCGCGGGTCGACCTCGCCTCCTACCGCAGGTACGTGGTCAACCACGAGGTCGGGCACGAGCTCGGACACCGGCACCAGGGCTGCCCGAAAGCGGGCGGTCCGGCCCCCGTGATGGTGCAGCAGACGATCACGTTGCGCGGCTGCAAGCCGTACGTCTGGCCCCGCCGCAACGACCGCGACTTCTCGGGTCCGGGGCTCTGA
- a CDS encoding DUF3152 domain-containing protein, which produces MGLPESVRLPAELPDNLWPPHALLERNATENIYVPVPVEVTERPPAEAVTEELPEARLYVPPPPEERQARALHGGEGHAGPLHARELQASELQAEELKAEELQADELQADDLHAGQRHAEGRHTEDRHVKDRHAEERRAEEQRADQRHDVRRGADGEHDDDREPAFLPMVLGHGEDDPEDYVPAHSRGSGARHAASGTSKRTIRRRRRAVLLAYLMVVAAVLIIGHQMRSEEQPIAPGREAAQRAAEPVGPAPADVPVATPQAQAAETQAAEVGKAGEFRYAKTRGPMLGTDGDLHRFEVAVEDSVEGTKAAEFAEEIDRTLGDERSWIHDGQLRLRRVTQESGKADFTIYLASARTSEQMCATGGLQTAGFTSCRVPGKVIINADRWAEGIPDYEGHLAEYRRYAINHEVGHELGHGHEACPGEGEKAPVMMPQTYGLKGCTRNAWPYLDGERYSGEPMA; this is translated from the coding sequence GTGGGGCTTCCGGAGAGCGTCCGGCTGCCTGCCGAGCTTCCGGACAACCTCTGGCCGCCGCATGCCCTGCTGGAGCGGAACGCCACCGAGAACATCTACGTCCCGGTCCCGGTCGAGGTGACCGAGCGCCCGCCCGCCGAGGCGGTGACCGAGGAACTGCCCGAGGCCAGGCTCTACGTGCCACCGCCCCCGGAAGAGCGGCAGGCAAGAGCGCTGCATGGGGGAGAAGGCCACGCGGGACCGCTGCACGCCCGAGAACTGCAGGCCAGCGAGCTTCAGGCCGAAGAACTGAAGGCCGAAGAACTGCAAGCAGATGAACTGCAAGCGGACGACCTGCATGCCGGACAGCGACATGCGGAGGGCCGGCACACGGAAGACCGGCATGTAAAGGACCGGCACGCGGAGGAACGGCGCGCGGAAGAGCAGCGCGCCGACCAGAGGCACGACGTCCGCCGAGGCGCTGACGGCGAGCACGACGACGACCGTGAGCCGGCGTTCCTGCCGATGGTGCTGGGCCACGGCGAAGACGACCCAGAGGACTACGTCCCGGCGCATTCGCGCGGCTCCGGCGCCCGGCACGCCGCGTCAGGGACGAGCAAGCGGACGATCCGGCGTCGACGTCGGGCGGTGCTTCTCGCGTACCTCATGGTGGTCGCCGCGGTCTTGATCATCGGACATCAGATGCGCAGCGAAGAGCAACCCATCGCACCTGGTCGGGAGGCCGCGCAACGCGCGGCCGAACCGGTGGGCCCGGCCCCGGCGGACGTTCCGGTGGCAACGCCGCAGGCCCAGGCTGCGGAGACGCAGGCGGCCGAGGTGGGCAAGGCAGGCGAGTTCCGGTACGCCAAGACCCGCGGCCCGATGCTCGGAACCGACGGCGACCTGCACCGTTTCGAGGTTGCGGTGGAGGATTCGGTCGAGGGCACCAAAGCGGCCGAGTTCGCCGAGGAGATCGACCGCACGCTGGGTGACGAACGCAGCTGGATCCATGACGGCCAGTTACGGCTGCGACGGGTCACGCAGGAGTCCGGAAAGGCCGACTTCACCATCTACCTGGCCTCCGCCCGCACCTCGGAGCAGATGTGCGCGACCGGCGGCCTGCAGACCGCGGGCTTCACCTCGTGCCGGGTCCCCGGCAAGGTGATCATCAACGCCGACCGGTGGGCGGAGGGCATCCCGGACTACGAGGGGCACCTCGCCGAGTACCGGCGGTACGCGATCAACCACGAGGTCGGGCACGAGCTCGGGCACGGGCACGAGGCCTGCCCGGGTGAGGGCGAGAAGGCGCCGGTGATGATGCCGCAGACGTACGGCTTGAAGGGTTGCACCCGTAACGCCTGGCCCTATCTCGACGGCGAACGGTACTCCGGCGAGCCGATGGCCTGA
- the proB gene encoding glutamate 5-kinase, which translates to MREVVTGARRIVVKVGSSSLTTASGGIDEQRVDALVDVLGKLATNGHEVVLVSSGAIAAGLAPLQLRRRPRDLATQQAAASVGQGLLIGRYTTGFARHGLTVGQVLLTVDDVTRRAHYRNAYRTLRKLLDLGALPIVNENDTVATEEIRFGDNDRLAALVAALVDADLLVLLSDVDALYTGNPTDPSSRRISYVADESDLSGISIATPGRSGVGTGGMVTKVEAARIATGFGIPVVLTAAPMAGPALAGDEVGTLFKAASSRPAARLFWLAHATSPRGRLHLDAGAVAAVVARRKSLLPAGITAVDGSFAAGDPVDLVDAGSGVPVARGLVNYDAVELPALLGRSTPELAAALGPGYEREVVHRDDLVLL; encoded by the coding sequence GTGCGGGAAGTGGTTACCGGTGCGCGCCGGATCGTGGTGAAGGTGGGGTCGTCCTCACTGACCACCGCGTCGGGCGGCATCGACGAGCAACGGGTCGACGCCCTCGTCGACGTTCTGGGCAAGCTGGCCACCAACGGGCACGAGGTCGTTCTCGTCTCCAGCGGTGCGATCGCCGCCGGGCTGGCCCCGTTGCAGTTGCGCCGCCGACCGCGCGACCTCGCCACTCAACAGGCCGCCGCCTCGGTCGGCCAGGGTCTGCTGATCGGGCGGTACACGACGGGGTTCGCCCGGCACGGTCTGACCGTCGGCCAGGTGCTGCTCACCGTCGACGACGTGACCCGGCGGGCGCACTACCGCAATGCGTACCGGACGTTGCGCAAGCTGCTCGACCTGGGTGCGCTGCCGATCGTCAACGAGAACGACACGGTCGCCACCGAGGAGATCCGGTTCGGCGACAACGACCGGCTGGCCGCGCTGGTCGCCGCGCTGGTCGACGCCGATCTGCTGGTGCTGCTCTCCGATGTGGACGCCCTCTACACCGGCAATCCGACGGACCCCTCGTCGCGCCGCATCTCGTACGTGGCCGACGAATCCGATTTATCCGGCATCAGCATTGCCACACCGGGCCGGTCCGGGGTCGGCACCGGCGGCATGGTGACCAAGGTGGAGGCCGCCCGGATCGCCACCGGCTTCGGGATCCCGGTGGTGCTGACCGCCGCGCCGATGGCCGGCCCGGCGCTGGCCGGCGACGAGGTCGGCACCCTCTTCAAGGCGGCTTCGTCGCGGCCCGCGGCCCGGCTGTTCTGGCTGGCCCACGCCACCTCGCCGCGTGGCCGGCTGCACCTGGACGCCGGCGCCGTCGCAGCCGTGGTGGCCCGCCGCAAATCATTGCTCCCGGCCGGGATCACCGCGGTGGACGGGTCGTTCGCGGCCGGCGACCCGGTCGACCTGGTCGACGCCGGTTCCGGTGTGCCGGTGGCGCGGGGCCTGGTCAACTACGACGCGGTGGAATTGCCGGCATTGCTCGGCCGGTCCACGCCGGAGTTGGCTGCGGCACTCGGGCCGGGCTATGAACGAGAGGTCGTGCACCGCGACGACCTGGTGCTGCTGTAG